ATCCGCGTGACGCTGGAGGTGGCCGCAGGTGGTGAGGCTATGGCAGCGTCCAATTCTGCAGGTGCGCCCGCCAGTGGGTCTGCCAGTGCGCCTGCTAAAGCGCCTGCTAGTGTGCCACCCGTGCCAGCCGCGCCACCGCAATCGCCAACTGCCCCAACTGCTCCAATTGCTCCGCCGCCCGCTGCTGCCGAACCCGATCGCGCCACTCCGGCGATCGCCCCATCCCACCCCTTTCCCGAAATTTCACCCCTGCCGCCACCCATTCCAGCTTGGGAAGCCGAGGACGAGGTGCTGCGGGCGGCCAAGAGCCTGGCACAGATGTTTAATGGGCAATTGGTCAATCTAGACGGAGAGTTGCCCAACGCAAACACCGATTCTGGAGACGCAGATGCCGCAGAAGAGGAGGAGGATGTGCCGTTTTAGCAGGTTTTGGGGCGGGCGATCGCCCGTTGCTTCGGCAATGGGCTGACTTTGGTAGCGCTGGGTTAACGCTAGGTTAACGCTGGGTCAGCGGCAGAGAAAAATGGTGAGCGGCGATCGCCATCCGCTGGCGCAAGTAAAACCGATGGGCTGCAAACCGCTGTACCCCCGAATCTAGCTCTATCGAGCGGCAGCCGTGGGCGCGGGCATAGTCTACCAGCCAGCCAAACAGCGCCTCCCCATAGCCTTTGGAGCGGGCCGACTCGGTGGTGATCAGGTCATCCACATAGAGAAACGGCCCGGCAAACAGCGATTCCGTCAGGCGGAATCCGGCAACGGCTTTTACGGCATCCTCTTCGCTCAGATAGCCGATCCGAAAGCCGTGCTGTGCCTGTCGCCGTACCTGCGCTACAAATTCAGCTTCGACTAAATGCGGCCGCAGTTCTAACAGCACGGGAAAACAGCGCAACAGGTCAAGCTCAGAGGTGGCGATCGCAATGTTGGGCATATTTCTGAAGCAGTTTTCGATCGGTATAGCGCTGTTCCCGGCAGGCTTTTGAGCTTTAGGAAAAACGCTCAGGATTTCCTCATTCTAGGGCTGGAGCGGCATGTCAGCATGAAGGTTCCCTCTGCCGTGGGCCGCAGCCATGACCACCACCCTAACCGTGGGCGATCGCTTTCCCGACGTAACCCTGCCCAACCAAAACGGCGAACCGATTACCCTCTCTAGCCTGACGCAGCCTGCGCTGGTCGATCACTACCTGGGCTTTGCGGACGGCTATCCGCTGATTTTGGTGTTCTATCGGGGTTTTTTTTGCCCGCGCGATCGCCAGCAGCTTCCGCAACTGGTACAGTTTCAAAGCGAATTGGCAGTGAATTATTGCAAGCTAGCCACAGTGTCGGTTGATCCGCCCATTGTGCAGGCGGCGTTTCGGGCAGGGCTGGGGGCGCAGTGGCCGTTTCTCTGCGACAAAGGGCGATCGCTCTTGCGGCAAATCAATATTTTGGACGAAACCGAAGGCGAATATGCCTACCGTCCACAGCCCTATACCTTCGTGCTGCGTCCCGACCTGACGATTCACAGCCTCTACAATGGCTGGTTTTTTGTGGGACGGCCCACGCTAGAGAAACTGCGGCAAGATCTCCGCGCCATCATG
The Thermoleptolyngbya sichuanensis A183 DNA segment above includes these coding regions:
- a CDS encoding GNAT family N-acetyltransferase, whose product is MPNIAIATSELDLLRCFPVLLELRPHLVEAEFVAQVRRQAQHGFRIGYLSEEDAVKAVAGFRLTESLFAGPFLYVDDLITTESARSKGYGEALFGWLVDYARAHGCRSIELDSGVQRFAAHRFYLRQRMAIAAHHFSLPLTQR
- a CDS encoding redoxin domain-containing protein, yielding MTTTLTVGDRFPDVTLPNQNGEPITLSSLTQPALVDHYLGFADGYPLILVFYRGFFCPRDRQQLPQLVQFQSELAVNYCKLATVSVDPPIVQAAFRAGLGAQWPFLCDKGRSLLRQINILDETEGEYAYRPQPYTFVLRPDLTIHSLYNGWFFVGRPTLEKLRQDLRAIMQTRVDYAYEAYDAPEVKQIRIPQQTWANGTPTLGESGLPVLRGVVRWFDLRSGNGMIAREDGEQDMFFNFTAIPGEGYRTLTAGTAVQFEF